A window of Theropithecus gelada isolate Dixy chromosome 14, Tgel_1.0, whole genome shotgun sequence contains these coding sequences:
- the LTBP3 gene encoding latent-transforming growth factor beta-binding protein 3 isoform X1, translating into MPGPRGAPGGLAPEMRGAGAAGLLALLLLLGLGGRVEGGPAGERGAGGGGALARERFKVVFAPVICKRTCLKGQCRDSCQQGSNMTLIGENGHSTDTLTGSGFRVVVCPLPCMNGGQCSSRNQCLCPPDFTGRFCQVPAGGAGGGTGGSGPGLSRAGALSTGALPPLAPEGDSVASKHAIYAVQVIADPPGPGEGPPAQHAAFLVPLGPGQISAEALRPPRPPPVQAPPPVVNVRVHHPPEASVQVHRIESSNAEGAAPSQHLLPHPKPSHPRPPTQKPLGRCFQDTLPKQPCGSNPLPGLTKQEDCCGSIGTAWGQSKCHKCPQLQYTGVQKPGPVRGEVGADCPQGYKRLNSTHCQDINECAMPGVCRHGDCLNNPGSYRCVCPPGHSLGPSRTQCIADKPEEKSLCFRLVSPEHQCQHPLTTRLTRQLCCCSVGKAWGARCQRCPADGTAAFKEICPAGKGYHILTSHQTLTIQGESDFSLFLHPDGPPKPQQLPESPSQAPPPEDTEEERGVTTDSPVSEERSVQQSHPTATTSPARPYPELFSRPSPPTMRWFLPDLPPSRSAVEIAPTQVTETDECRLNQNICGHGECVPGPPDYSCHCNPGYRSHPQHRYCVDVNECEAEPCGPGRGICMNTGGSYNCHCNRGYRLHVGAGGRSCVDLNECAKPHLCGDGGFCINFPGHYKCNCYPGYRLKASRPPVCEDIDECRDPSSCPDGKCENKPGSFKCIACQPGYRSQGGGACRDVNECAEGSPCSPGWCENLPGSFRCTCAQGYAPAPDGRSCVDVDECEAGDVCDNGICTNTPGSFQCQCLSGYHLSRDRSHCEDIDECDFPAACIGGDCINTNGSYRCLCPQGHRLVGGRKCQDIDECTQDPGLCLPHGACKNLQGSYVCVCDEGFTPTQDQHGCEEVEQPHHKKECYLNFDDTVFCDSVLATNVTQQECCCSLGAGWGDHCEIYPCPVYSSAEFHSLCPDGKGYTQDNNIVNYGIPAHRDIDECMLFGAEICKEGKCVNTQPGYECYCKQGFYYDGNLLECVDVDECLDESNCRNGVCENTRGGYRCACTPPAEYSPAQRQCLSPEEMDVDECQDPAACRPGRCVNLPGSYRCECRPPWVPGPSGRDCQLPESPAERAPERRDVCWSQRGEDGMCAGPQAGPALTFDDCCCRQGRGWGAQCRPCPPRGAGSQCPTSQSESNSFWDTSPLLLGKPPRDEDSSEEDSDECRCVSGRCVPRPGGAVCECPGGFQLDASRARCVDIDECRELNQRGLLCKSERCVNTSGSFRCVCKAGFARSRPHGACVPQRRR; encoded by the exons ATGCCCGGGCCCCGAGGGGCTCCTGGCGGCCTGGCCCCTGAGATgcgcggggcgggggcggcggggctgctggcgctgctgctgctgctgggcctgGGCGGCAGGGTCGAGGGGGGGCCGGCCGGCGAGCGGGGCGCAGGCGGGGGCGGGGCGCTGGCCCGCGAGCGCTTCAAGGTGGTCTTTGCGCCGGTGATCTGCAAGCGGACCTGTCTCAAGGGCCAGTGTCGAGACAGTTGTCAGCAGGGCTCCAACATGACGCTCATCGGAGAGAACGGCCACAGCACAGACACGCTCACGGGCTCCGGCTTCCGCGTGG TGGTGTGCCCTCTCCCCTGCATGAACGGCGGCCAGTGCTCCTCGCGAAACCAGTGCCTGTGTCCCCCAGACTTCACCGGGCGCTTCTGCCAGGTGCCCGCAGGAGGAGCCGGCGGGGGTACCGGTGGCTCAGGTCCTGGCCTGAGCAGGGCGGGGGCCCTGTCCACGGGTGCGCTGCCGCCCCTGGCTCCGGAGGGCGACTCTGTGGCCAGCAAGCACGCCATCTACGCCGTCCAGGTGATCGCCGACCCTCCTGGGCCCGGGGAGGGGCCCCCTGCCCAGCACGCAGCCTTCCTGGTGCCCCTAGGCCCGGGACAGATCTCAGCAGAAG CCCTGAGGCCACCGCGCCCGCCCCCAGTGCAGGCCCCGCCCCCCGTGGTGAATGTGCGCGTCCATCACCCGCCCGAGGCCTCGGTCCAAGTGCACCGCATTGAGAGCTCGAACGCCGAGGGTGCGGCCCCCTCCCAGCACCTGCTGCCGCACCCCAAGCCCTCGCATCCCCGGCCGCCCACCCAGAAGCCCCTGGGCCGCTGCTTCCAGGACACTCTGCCCAAGCAGCCC TGTGGCAGCAACCCCCTCCCGGGCCTCACCAAGCAGGAAGACTGCTGCGGTAGCATCGGCACCGCCTGGGGCCAGAGCAAGTGCCACAAGTGCCCCCAGCTGCAGT ACACAGGAGTGCAGAAGCCAGGGCCTGTACGTGGGGAAGTGGGCGCTGACTGCCCCCAGGGCTACAAGAGGCTCAATAGCACCCACTGCCAGG ACATCAACGAGTGTGCAATGCCGGGCGTGTGTCGCCATGGTGACTGCCTCAACAACCCTGGCTCCTATCGCTGTGTCTGCCCACCTGGCCATAGTTTAGGCCCCTCCCGTACACAGTGCATTG CAGACAAACCGGAGGAGAAGAGCCTGTGTTTCCGCCTGGTGAGCCCTGAGCACCAGTGCCAGCATCCACTGACCACCCGCCTCACCCGCCAGCTCTGCTGCTGCAGTGTCGGCAAGGCCTGGGGCGCGCGGTGTCAGCGCTGCCCGGCAGATGGCACCG CTGCTTTCAAGGAGATCTGCCCAGCTGGGAAGGGATACCACAttctcacctcccaccagacgCTCACCATTCAGGGCGAAAGCGACTTTTCCCTTTTCCTGCACCCTGACGGGCCACCCAAGCCCCAGCAGCTTCCGGAGAGCCCTAGCCAGGCTCCACCACCTGAGGacacagaggaggagagag GGGTGACCACGGACTCA CCAGTGAGTGAGGAGCGGTCAGTGCAGCAGAGCCACCCAACTGCCACCACGTCTCCTGCCCGGCCCTACCCGG AGCTGTTCTCCCGTCCCTCGCCCCCGACTATGCGCTGGTTCCTGCCGGACTTGCCTCCTTCCCGCAGCGCCGTCGAGATCGCTCCCACTCAGGTCACAG AGACTGATGAGTGCCGACTGAACCAGAACATCTGTGGCCATGGAGAGTGTGTCCCGGGCCCCCCAGACTACTCCTGCCACTGCAACCCGGGCTACCGGTCACATCCGCAGCACCGCTACTGCGTGG ATGTGAACGAGTGCGAGGCAGAGCCCTGTGGCCCGGGCAGGGGCATCTGCATGAACACCGGCGGTTCCTACAATTGCCACTGCAACCGCGGCTACCGCCTGCATGTGGGCGCCGGGGGGCGCTCGTGCGTGG ACCTGAACGAATGCGCCAAGCCCCACCTGTGCGGCGACGGCGGCTTCTGCATCAACTTTCCCGGTCACTACAAGTGCAACTGCTACCCCGGCTACCGGCTCAAAGCCTCCCGGCCTCCTGTGTGCGAAG ATATCGACGAGTGCCGGGACCCGAGCTCCTGCCCGGATGGCAAATGCGAGAACAAGCCCGGGAGCTTCAAGTGCATAGCCTGTCAACCTGGCTACCGCAGTCAGGGGGGCGGGGCCTGTCGCG ATGTGAACGAGTGCGCCGAGGGCAGCCCCTGCTCGCCTGGCTGGTGCGAGAACCTCCCGGGCTCCTTCCGCTGCACCTGTGCCCAGGGCTACGCGCCCGCGCCCGACGGCCGCAGTTGCGTAG ATGTGGACGAGTGTGAGGCTGGGGACGTGTGTGACAATGGCATCTGCACCAACACGCCAGGATCTTTCCAGTGTCAGTGCCTCTCTGGCTACCATCTGTCCAGGGACCGGAGCCACTGCGAGG ACATTGATGAGTGTGACTTCCCTGCAGCCTGCATTGGGGGTGACTGCATCAATACCAATGGCTCCTACAGATGTCTTTGCCCCCAGGGGCATCGGCTGGTGGGTGGCAGGAAATGCCAAG ACATAGATGAGTGCACCCAGGACCCAGGCCTGTGCCTTCCCCACGGGGCCTGCAAGAACCTTCAGGGctcctatgtgtgtgtgtgcgatgAGGGCTTCACTCCCACCCAGGACCAGCACGGTTGTGAGG AGGTGGAGCAGCCCCACCACAAGAAGGAGTGCTACCTGAACTTCGATGACACAGTGTTCTGCGACAGCGTATTGGCCACCAACGTCACCCAGCAGGAGTGCTGCTGCTCGCTGGGGGCCGGCTGGGGCGACCACTGCGAAATCTACCCCTGCCCAGTCTACAGCTCAG CCGAGTTCCACAGCCTCTGCCCAGACGGAAAGGGCTACACCCAGGACAACAACATCGTCAACTACGGCATCCCAGCCCACCGTG ACATCGACGAGTGCATGTTGTTCGGGGCGGAGATTTGCAAGGAGGGCAAGTGCGTGAACACACAGCCTGGCTACGAGTGCTACTGCAAGCAGGGCTTCTACTACGACGGGAACCTGCTGGAATGCGTGG ACGTGGACGAATGCCTGGACGAGTCCAACTGCCGGAACGGAGTGTGTGAGAACACGCGCGGCGGCTACCGCTGTGCCTGCACGCCCCCAGCGGAGTACAGTCCTGCGCAGCGCCAGTGCCTGAGCCCGGAAGAGATGG ACGTGGACGAGTGTCAGGACCCGGCAGCCTGCCGCCCTGGCCGCTGCGTCAACCTGCCGGGCTCCTACCGCTGCGAGTGTCGCCCGCCCTGGGTGCCCGGGCCCTCCGGCCGCGATTGCCAGCTCCCCGAGAGCCCGGCCG AGCGCGCCCCGGAGCGGCGCGACGTGTGCTGGAGTCAGCGCGGAGAGGACGGCATGTGTGCGGGCCCCCAGGCCGGGCCTGCCCTTACCTTCGACGACTGCTGCTGCCGCCAGGGCCGCGGCTGGGGCGCCCAGTGCCGCCCGTGCCCGCCGCGCGGAGCGG GGTCCCAGTGCCCAACATCGCAGAGCGAAAGCAATTCCTTCTGGGACACGAGCCCCCTGCTGCTGGGGAAGCCCCCGAGAG ATGAGGACAGTTCAGAGGAGGATTCGGACGAGTGTCGCTGCGTGAGTGGCCGGTGTGTGCCGCGGCCAGGCGGCGCCGTGTGCGAGTGTCCTGGCGGCTTCCAGCTCGACGCCTCCCGTGCCCGCTGCGTGG ACATCGACGAGTGCCGAGAGCTGAACCAGCGTGGGCTGCTGTGCAAGAGCGAGCGCTGCGTGAACACCAGCGGCTCCTTCCGCTGCGTCTGCAAAGCCGGCTTCGCGCGCAGCCGCCCGCACGGGGCCTGCGTTCCCCAGCGCCGACGCTGA
- the LTBP3 gene encoding latent-transforming growth factor beta-binding protein 3 isoform X2 produces MPGPRGAPGGLAPEMRGAGAAGLLALLLLLGLGGRVEGGPAGERGAGGGGALARERFKVVFAPVICKRTCLKGQCRDSCQQGSNMTLIGENGHSTDTLTGSGFRVVVCPLPCMNGGQCSSRNQCLCPPDFTGRFCQVPAGGAGGGTGGSGPGLSRAGALSTGALPPLAPEGDSVASKHAIYAVQVIADPPGPGEGPPAQHAAFLVPLGPGQISAEVQAPPPVVNVRVHHPPEASVQVHRIESSNAEGAAPSQHLLPHPKPSHPRPPTQKPLGRCFQDTLPKQPCGSNPLPGLTKQEDCCGSIGTAWGQSKCHKCPQLQYTGVQKPGPVRGEVGADCPQGYKRLNSTHCQDINECAMPGVCRHGDCLNNPGSYRCVCPPGHSLGPSRTQCIADKPEEKSLCFRLVSPEHQCQHPLTTRLTRQLCCCSVGKAWGARCQRCPADGTAAFKEICPAGKGYHILTSHQTLTIQGESDFSLFLHPDGPPKPQQLPESPSQAPPPEDTEEERGVTTDSPVSEERSVQQSHPTATTSPARPYPELFSRPSPPTMRWFLPDLPPSRSAVEIAPTQVTETDECRLNQNICGHGECVPGPPDYSCHCNPGYRSHPQHRYCVDVNECEAEPCGPGRGICMNTGGSYNCHCNRGYRLHVGAGGRSCVDLNECAKPHLCGDGGFCINFPGHYKCNCYPGYRLKASRPPVCEDIDECRDPSSCPDGKCENKPGSFKCIACQPGYRSQGGGACRDVNECAEGSPCSPGWCENLPGSFRCTCAQGYAPAPDGRSCVDVDECEAGDVCDNGICTNTPGSFQCQCLSGYHLSRDRSHCEDIDECDFPAACIGGDCINTNGSYRCLCPQGHRLVGGRKCQDIDECTQDPGLCLPHGACKNLQGSYVCVCDEGFTPTQDQHGCEEVEQPHHKKECYLNFDDTVFCDSVLATNVTQQECCCSLGAGWGDHCEIYPCPVYSSAEFHSLCPDGKGYTQDNNIVNYGIPAHRDIDECMLFGAEICKEGKCVNTQPGYECYCKQGFYYDGNLLECVDVDECLDESNCRNGVCENTRGGYRCACTPPAEYSPAQRQCLSPEEMDVDECQDPAACRPGRCVNLPGSYRCECRPPWVPGPSGRDCQLPESPAERAPERRDVCWSQRGEDGMCAGPQAGPALTFDDCCCRQGRGWGAQCRPCPPRGAGSQCPTSQSESNSFWDTSPLLLGKPPRDEDSSEEDSDECRCVSGRCVPRPGGAVCECPGGFQLDASRARCVDIDECRELNQRGLLCKSERCVNTSGSFRCVCKAGFARSRPHGACVPQRRR; encoded by the exons ATGCCCGGGCCCCGAGGGGCTCCTGGCGGCCTGGCCCCTGAGATgcgcggggcgggggcggcggggctgctggcgctgctgctgctgctgggcctgGGCGGCAGGGTCGAGGGGGGGCCGGCCGGCGAGCGGGGCGCAGGCGGGGGCGGGGCGCTGGCCCGCGAGCGCTTCAAGGTGGTCTTTGCGCCGGTGATCTGCAAGCGGACCTGTCTCAAGGGCCAGTGTCGAGACAGTTGTCAGCAGGGCTCCAACATGACGCTCATCGGAGAGAACGGCCACAGCACAGACACGCTCACGGGCTCCGGCTTCCGCGTGG TGGTGTGCCCTCTCCCCTGCATGAACGGCGGCCAGTGCTCCTCGCGAAACCAGTGCCTGTGTCCCCCAGACTTCACCGGGCGCTTCTGCCAGGTGCCCGCAGGAGGAGCCGGCGGGGGTACCGGTGGCTCAGGTCCTGGCCTGAGCAGGGCGGGGGCCCTGTCCACGGGTGCGCTGCCGCCCCTGGCTCCGGAGGGCGACTCTGTGGCCAGCAAGCACGCCATCTACGCCGTCCAGGTGATCGCCGACCCTCCTGGGCCCGGGGAGGGGCCCCCTGCCCAGCACGCAGCCTTCCTGGTGCCCCTAGGCCCGGGACAGATCTCAGCAGAAG TGCAGGCCCCGCCCCCCGTGGTGAATGTGCGCGTCCATCACCCGCCCGAGGCCTCGGTCCAAGTGCACCGCATTGAGAGCTCGAACGCCGAGGGTGCGGCCCCCTCCCAGCACCTGCTGCCGCACCCCAAGCCCTCGCATCCCCGGCCGCCCACCCAGAAGCCCCTGGGCCGCTGCTTCCAGGACACTCTGCCCAAGCAGCCC TGTGGCAGCAACCCCCTCCCGGGCCTCACCAAGCAGGAAGACTGCTGCGGTAGCATCGGCACCGCCTGGGGCCAGAGCAAGTGCCACAAGTGCCCCCAGCTGCAGT ACACAGGAGTGCAGAAGCCAGGGCCTGTACGTGGGGAAGTGGGCGCTGACTGCCCCCAGGGCTACAAGAGGCTCAATAGCACCCACTGCCAGG ACATCAACGAGTGTGCAATGCCGGGCGTGTGTCGCCATGGTGACTGCCTCAACAACCCTGGCTCCTATCGCTGTGTCTGCCCACCTGGCCATAGTTTAGGCCCCTCCCGTACACAGTGCATTG CAGACAAACCGGAGGAGAAGAGCCTGTGTTTCCGCCTGGTGAGCCCTGAGCACCAGTGCCAGCATCCACTGACCACCCGCCTCACCCGCCAGCTCTGCTGCTGCAGTGTCGGCAAGGCCTGGGGCGCGCGGTGTCAGCGCTGCCCGGCAGATGGCACCG CTGCTTTCAAGGAGATCTGCCCAGCTGGGAAGGGATACCACAttctcacctcccaccagacgCTCACCATTCAGGGCGAAAGCGACTTTTCCCTTTTCCTGCACCCTGACGGGCCACCCAAGCCCCAGCAGCTTCCGGAGAGCCCTAGCCAGGCTCCACCACCTGAGGacacagaggaggagagag GGGTGACCACGGACTCA CCAGTGAGTGAGGAGCGGTCAGTGCAGCAGAGCCACCCAACTGCCACCACGTCTCCTGCCCGGCCCTACCCGG AGCTGTTCTCCCGTCCCTCGCCCCCGACTATGCGCTGGTTCCTGCCGGACTTGCCTCCTTCCCGCAGCGCCGTCGAGATCGCTCCCACTCAGGTCACAG AGACTGATGAGTGCCGACTGAACCAGAACATCTGTGGCCATGGAGAGTGTGTCCCGGGCCCCCCAGACTACTCCTGCCACTGCAACCCGGGCTACCGGTCACATCCGCAGCACCGCTACTGCGTGG ATGTGAACGAGTGCGAGGCAGAGCCCTGTGGCCCGGGCAGGGGCATCTGCATGAACACCGGCGGTTCCTACAATTGCCACTGCAACCGCGGCTACCGCCTGCATGTGGGCGCCGGGGGGCGCTCGTGCGTGG ACCTGAACGAATGCGCCAAGCCCCACCTGTGCGGCGACGGCGGCTTCTGCATCAACTTTCCCGGTCACTACAAGTGCAACTGCTACCCCGGCTACCGGCTCAAAGCCTCCCGGCCTCCTGTGTGCGAAG ATATCGACGAGTGCCGGGACCCGAGCTCCTGCCCGGATGGCAAATGCGAGAACAAGCCCGGGAGCTTCAAGTGCATAGCCTGTCAACCTGGCTACCGCAGTCAGGGGGGCGGGGCCTGTCGCG ATGTGAACGAGTGCGCCGAGGGCAGCCCCTGCTCGCCTGGCTGGTGCGAGAACCTCCCGGGCTCCTTCCGCTGCACCTGTGCCCAGGGCTACGCGCCCGCGCCCGACGGCCGCAGTTGCGTAG ATGTGGACGAGTGTGAGGCTGGGGACGTGTGTGACAATGGCATCTGCACCAACACGCCAGGATCTTTCCAGTGTCAGTGCCTCTCTGGCTACCATCTGTCCAGGGACCGGAGCCACTGCGAGG ACATTGATGAGTGTGACTTCCCTGCAGCCTGCATTGGGGGTGACTGCATCAATACCAATGGCTCCTACAGATGTCTTTGCCCCCAGGGGCATCGGCTGGTGGGTGGCAGGAAATGCCAAG ACATAGATGAGTGCACCCAGGACCCAGGCCTGTGCCTTCCCCACGGGGCCTGCAAGAACCTTCAGGGctcctatgtgtgtgtgtgcgatgAGGGCTTCACTCCCACCCAGGACCAGCACGGTTGTGAGG AGGTGGAGCAGCCCCACCACAAGAAGGAGTGCTACCTGAACTTCGATGACACAGTGTTCTGCGACAGCGTATTGGCCACCAACGTCACCCAGCAGGAGTGCTGCTGCTCGCTGGGGGCCGGCTGGGGCGACCACTGCGAAATCTACCCCTGCCCAGTCTACAGCTCAG CCGAGTTCCACAGCCTCTGCCCAGACGGAAAGGGCTACACCCAGGACAACAACATCGTCAACTACGGCATCCCAGCCCACCGTG ACATCGACGAGTGCATGTTGTTCGGGGCGGAGATTTGCAAGGAGGGCAAGTGCGTGAACACACAGCCTGGCTACGAGTGCTACTGCAAGCAGGGCTTCTACTACGACGGGAACCTGCTGGAATGCGTGG ACGTGGACGAATGCCTGGACGAGTCCAACTGCCGGAACGGAGTGTGTGAGAACACGCGCGGCGGCTACCGCTGTGCCTGCACGCCCCCAGCGGAGTACAGTCCTGCGCAGCGCCAGTGCCTGAGCCCGGAAGAGATGG ACGTGGACGAGTGTCAGGACCCGGCAGCCTGCCGCCCTGGCCGCTGCGTCAACCTGCCGGGCTCCTACCGCTGCGAGTGTCGCCCGCCCTGGGTGCCCGGGCCCTCCGGCCGCGATTGCCAGCTCCCCGAGAGCCCGGCCG AGCGCGCCCCGGAGCGGCGCGACGTGTGCTGGAGTCAGCGCGGAGAGGACGGCATGTGTGCGGGCCCCCAGGCCGGGCCTGCCCTTACCTTCGACGACTGCTGCTGCCGCCAGGGCCGCGGCTGGGGCGCCCAGTGCCGCCCGTGCCCGCCGCGCGGAGCGG GGTCCCAGTGCCCAACATCGCAGAGCGAAAGCAATTCCTTCTGGGACACGAGCCCCCTGCTGCTGGGGAAGCCCCCGAGAG ATGAGGACAGTTCAGAGGAGGATTCGGACGAGTGTCGCTGCGTGAGTGGCCGGTGTGTGCCGCGGCCAGGCGGCGCCGTGTGCGAGTGTCCTGGCGGCTTCCAGCTCGACGCCTCCCGTGCCCGCTGCGTGG ACATCGACGAGTGCCGAGAGCTGAACCAGCGTGGGCTGCTGTGCAAGAGCGAGCGCTGCGTGAACACCAGCGGCTCCTTCCGCTGCGTCTGCAAAGCCGGCTTCGCGCGCAGCCGCCCGCACGGGGCCTGCGTTCCCCAGCGCCGACGCTGA